Proteins from a single region of Bacteroidota bacterium:
- a CDS encoding aminotransferase class I/II-fold pyridoxal phosphate-dependent enzyme: protein MFDKLIDLRSDTVTRPTPAMRDAMFSAEVGDDVFDEDPTVKALEEKAAKLFNHEAALFCPSGTMTNQIGIRVLTQPQQEVICDKLSHIYYYEGGGVASNSGISMRLVDGDRGRMTAQQIADNVNPPENIHQPFTSLVAIENTSNKGGGSYYNLNQLSDVAAESRKHNLKLHLDGGRIFNALVETKDSSQEVGKLFDTISICLSKGLGAPVGSLLIASKENITKAKRVRKAFGGGMRQSGFLAAAGIYALDNNIQRLKEDHVRAKNIETILKELNYVENILPVDTNIIVFKISDDKPITSFLEFLSDNNIKAVQFGKQIVRFVTHLDFTDPMLEKLSHTLKKYS, encoded by the coding sequence ATGTTTGACAAATTAATTGATCTAAGAAGCGATACCGTTACTCGTCCAACACCGGCCATGCGGGATGCAATGTTCAGTGCAGAAGTCGGCGATGATGTGTTTGATGAAGATCCCACAGTAAAAGCACTGGAAGAAAAAGCAGCAAAACTTTTTAATCATGAAGCTGCTCTTTTTTGTCCCAGCGGTACAATGACCAATCAAATTGGAATCAGAGTTCTTACCCAGCCACAACAAGAAGTTATTTGTGACAAACTTTCGCATATCTATTATTATGAAGGCGGAGGCGTTGCTTCCAATTCAGGAATATCAATGCGACTTGTAGACGGAGATCGTGGTCGAATGACTGCGCAACAAATCGCAGATAACGTCAATCCTCCTGAAAATATCCATCAACCCTTTACATCTCTTGTTGCAATTGAAAATACGAGCAACAAAGGTGGTGGAAGCTACTACAATCTGAATCAGCTTTCAGATGTTGCAGCAGAATCGAGAAAGCATAATCTGAAATTACATCTCGATGGTGGCCGCATATTTAATGCATTGGTAGAAACAAAAGATTCGTCCCAGGAAGTCGGAAAATTATTTGACACGATCTCAATTTGTCTTTCAAAAGGCCTTGGAGCCCCTGTTGGGTCCCTGCTGATTGCATCCAAAGAAAATATCACCAAAGCCAAACGTGTACGCAAAGCTTTCGGCGGCGGTATGCGTCAATCAGGTTTTCTTGCAGCAGCCGGAATATATGCACTTGACAACAATATTCAACGACTTAAAGAGGATCATGTCAGAGCTAAAAATATTGAAACAATTTTAAAAGAATTAAACTATGTAGAAAATATTCTTCCTGTTGATACAAATATTATTGTATTCAAGATTTCAGACGACAAACCCATTACATCGTTTCTGGAATTTCTTTCAGATAATAATATTAAAGCTGTGCAGTTTGGAAAACAAATCGTAAGGTTTGTCACGCACCTTGACTTCACTGATCCAATGCTTGAAAAACTATCACACACACTGAAAAAATACAGTTAA
- a CDS encoding oxidoreductase: MSYKYNKSTVYKIVQETELVKRFFFKVPDEIPFSFNAGQFIMLNLPIASKFTNRSYSIASAPSDDNTFELAIVLNPKGLGTPYLWENIEEGSEIDVSKPLGKFVLKDPIEDDICFVCTGTGIAPLRSMLHHIKNKNIPHKKIYMVFGNRWEKDIIYRKDMEDLAKTMPSFEYIPVLSRDSENWTGKKGYVHPIYEEIFADKRPATFYMCGWRDMLHEARQRLEAMGYDRKKIKFESYD; the protein is encoded by the coding sequence ATGTCTTATAAATACAATAAGAGTACCGTCTATAAGATCGTCCAGGAAACTGAACTGGTAAAAAGATTTTTTTTTAAAGTTCCGGATGAAATTCCATTCAGTTTTAATGCAGGACAATTTATCATGCTTAATCTGCCTATTGCTTCAAAATTTACAAACAGAAGTTATTCCATTGCATCCGCACCATCAGACGATAATACATTTGAACTTGCAATAGTTCTGAACCCAAAAGGGCTAGGCACTCCATATCTATGGGAAAATATCGAAGAAGGCTCAGAGATCGATGTCTCTAAACCGCTTGGTAAATTTGTTCTTAAAGATCCTATCGAAGACGACATTTGTTTTGTATGTACAGGAACAGGAATTGCACCGCTTCGCTCTATGTTGCATCACATCAAAAACAAAAACATTCCACACAAAAAGATCTATATGGTTTTTGGAAACCGTTGGGAAAAGGATATCATTTACCGCAAGGATATGGAAGACCTCGCCAAAACGATGCCTTCGTTTGAATATATTCCTGTTCTTTCACGAGACAGCGAAAACTGGACAGGAAAGAAAGGTTACGTTCATCCAATCTACGAAGAAATTTTCGCCGATAAACGTCCGGCCACCTTTTATATGTGCGGCTGGCGCGACATGCTTCACGAAGCACGACAACGTCTCGAAGCAATGGGTTATGACAGGAAAAAGATCAAGTTCGAGTCGTATGATTGA
- a CDS encoding molybdenum cofactor guanylyltransferase — translation MTTSPPILLIACGGNSERMGTDKSQLNYHGLPQFQYLQQLLKPVFADIYFSIQKKQESFFSSIPNVIIDSEKYSGHGPVSGLLSCKEKFKGRAILYIGCDYPLLLPEDILKLVSDTTSTCAFYIDQYEPILAFYSVESLDLLEKEFESGNDSLRKFLSDIEAVKVKPDSKERIRSIDTPSDYENAIRKIKLSGRLE, via the coding sequence TTGACCACTTCCCCTCCCATCCTACTCATCGCCTGCGGTGGTAACAGTGAACGTATGGGTACTGATAAGAGTCAATTGAATTATCATGGATTGCCTCAGTTTCAATACTTACAACAATTACTCAAGCCGGTTTTTGCTGACATCTATTTTTCCATTCAGAAAAAACAAGAATCTTTTTTCAGTTCTATTCCAAATGTGATCATTGATTCAGAAAAATATTCCGGTCATGGTCCTGTGAGTGGTCTATTAAGCTGTAAAGAGAAATTCAAAGGCCGGGCAATCCTGTACATAGGCTGCGATTACCCCTTGCTTTTACCTGAAGACATTTTAAAATTAGTGTCTGATACAACATCTACATGTGCTTTCTATATAGATCAATACGAACCAATACTTGCCTTCTATAGTGTAGAAAGCCTGGATCTTCTAGAAAAAGAATTTGAATCCGGAAATGATTCTCTTCGTAAATTTCTTTCCGATATTGAAGCGGTAAAAGTAAAACCTGATTCGAAGGAAAGAATAAGAAGTATAGACACTCCCAGTGATTATGAAAATGCAATAAGGAAGATTAAACTATCCGGGAGGCTGGAATAA
- the fdhD gene encoding formate dehydrogenase accessory sulfurtransferase FdhD, whose amino-acid sequence MKPVSTISTPIDRYENGSFQKLEDQLAVEEPLEIKIKYSEEGSIVEKNISVTMRTPGNDDELACGFLFTEGIIKNSAEIKSVTQNSENSICIQLNENIKPSENKLERNFYTTSSCGVCGKASIDAIATVSNFKITDKFKNIGPDIIISLPEKLSKQQEIFKSTGGLHASALFDLSGMFLELREDVGRHNALDKLIGSRLLKNIIPLNDTILLLSGRASFELIQKASMAGIPVVVAIGAPSSLALELAKESGITLIGFLRGEKYNRYC is encoded by the coding sequence ATGAAACCTGTTTCAACTATATCGACACCAATTGATCGTTACGAAAACGGAAGTTTTCAAAAGCTGGAAGATCAACTTGCAGTTGAAGAGCCATTGGAAATAAAAATTAAATATTCAGAGGAAGGTTCTATTGTAGAAAAGAATATTTCGGTTACAATGAGAACTCCGGGGAACGATGATGAATTAGCATGTGGATTTCTGTTTACAGAAGGAATTATTAAAAACTCTGCTGAAATAAAAAGTGTCACACAAAATTCAGAAAATTCAATTTGCATACAACTCAATGAAAATATAAAACCTTCAGAAAACAAACTGGAAAGAAATTTTTATACAACCTCCAGTTGCGGTGTATGCGGGAAAGCTTCCATTGATGCAATTGCTACGGTTTCGAATTTCAAGATCACCGATAAATTCAAAAATATCGGTCCTGATATTATAATTTCTCTGCCTGAAAAACTCAGCAAACAACAAGAAATTTTCAAAAGCACCGGCGGACTTCATGCTTCTGCTCTTTTTGACTTATCCGGAATGTTTTTAGAATTACGGGAAGATGTAGGCAGACACAATGCTCTGGATAAACTGATCGGATCTCGCCTTTTAAAAAACATCATTCCATTGAATGACACTATTCTTTTACTTAGTGGACGTGCCAGCTTTGAACTGATTCAAAAGGCAAGTATGGCCGGCATTCCTGTTGTTGTTGCAATAGGTGCACCTTCCAGTCTTGCTCTTGAACTTGCGAAAGAATCAGGCATTACATTGATCGGATTTTTAAGAGGGGAAAAATATAATCGGTATTGCTAA
- a CDS encoding GNAT family N-acetyltransferase, whose product MLTFNFSPFPNIDTERMQLRRMTLADANEIYTLRSDKKITEYLDRDPPKSIEEIYDWLTKVDAEIDENRGISWGMYLKNESKLIGSIGLWRTVPEHHYAEIGYSLLNEYQRKGLMYEAMIASLKYGFNEMQLHRVEANINPLNIPSRAILEKAGFVKEAHFVENYYYNGYYTDSAIYSLLSKNFKTN is encoded by the coding sequence ATGCTCACCTTCAACTTCTCTCCTTTCCCTAACATCGATACAGAACGCATGCAACTTCGTCGTATGACTTTAGCTGATGCAAATGAGATCTATACTTTACGCTCCGATAAAAAAATAACAGAATACCTTGATCGTGATCCGCCAAAATCGATTGAAGAAATTTATGATTGGCTTACAAAAGTAGATGCAGAGATCGATGAGAACCGAGGAATTTCATGGGGTATGTATTTGAAAAACGAATCGAAATTAATTGGAAGCATTGGACTATGGCGAACAGTTCCGGAACATCATTATGCAGAAATAGGATATTCCTTGCTGAATGAATACCAGCGAAAGGGATTGATGTATGAAGCAATGATTGCATCTTTGAAATATGGATTTAATGAAATGCAATTGCACCGTGTTGAAGCCAATATTAATCCATTAAATATTCCTTCACGAGCCATTCTTGAAAAAGCCGGGTTTGTGAAAGAAGCTCACTTTGTAGAAAATTATTATTACAATGGATATTATACCGATTCTGCAATATATAGTTTGCTCTCAAAGAATTTCAAAACCAATTAA
- a CDS encoding T9SS type A sorting domain-containing protein, translating into MSTAENLAEGVSVSGTVTDNNNGPVNIPFHFYKTQLTGNGVIQIISQITNSSSSSAGEIIINVRFKDSTLLARKPIYILENTTVIDTFSISGAEQDEIYIAFQNYGVVYGGPFNYTTRYDLLYVEPNNELEPNDFHYEAQSLHPGDVVNGHISFRSDQYYLDLNDYFDIIIPENGQVDLEFSWKNICINSGFIVPGCQVYLYGKDSVSRGNLDHTSSNYTTVQHIANNVNSPYGVTIYDTMHIYGKSADTVRIDLYNYFSGWGINFTGAYTLRYLMSDLAPSNELEPNNDLATASELSAGDTIHGLIAYTNGNFVTDLSDYYKLVKPAGDSMRFYISVVNKFKYDSLAVNPTVYAYDKNGNRLIVYSASGAASSTGQLIANVWMQPVDVLLSDTMTIRGIPTDSFFIEIYNPSYAFKYELMPLSPFTGIEDLNEQNLFSVYPNPATDKINISLQNRINEEVVVNLISFSGARVATLFEGKLTSEVKLLDLPKVPSGNYFVSVRSKNGIESFRKIMIQNK; encoded by the coding sequence ATGTCAACCGCAGAAAATCTGGCGGAAGGCGTTTCAGTTTCCGGAACTGTTACTGATAACAATAATGGTCCGGTAAACATCCCATTCCACTTTTACAAAACACAGTTAACAGGGAATGGTGTTATACAGATCATTTCTCAAATCACTAATTCAAGTTCTTCCTCAGCTGGAGAGATCATTATTAACGTACGATTCAAGGATTCAACGCTCTTGGCAAGAAAGCCAATTTACATTCTTGAGAATACGACTGTCATAGATACTTTTTCAATTTCCGGAGCTGAACAGGATGAGATCTACATAGCTTTTCAGAATTACGGAGTCGTTTATGGCGGGCCATTTAATTATACTACTCGCTACGATCTTTTATACGTTGAGCCTAATAATGAACTTGAGCCAAATGATTTCCATTATGAAGCTCAGTCATTACATCCGGGAGATGTAGTAAACGGACATATAAGTTTCAGGAGTGATCAATATTACCTGGATCTGAATGATTACTTTGATATTATCATTCCAGAGAATGGACAAGTTGATCTTGAATTCTCATGGAAGAATATTTGCATTAATTCAGGTTTCATAGTTCCGGGTTGCCAGGTTTATCTCTATGGAAAAGACAGTGTTTCCAGAGGAAATCTGGATCATACTTCTTCAAATTATACTACGGTACAACATATTGCAAATAATGTTAATTCACCATATGGTGTCACGATTTATGATACCATGCACATTTATGGTAAGTCAGCAGATACTGTACGGATCGATCTTTACAATTATTTTTCCGGCTGGGGAATTAATTTTACCGGTGCTTATACTTTGCGATATCTGATGAGCGATCTTGCTCCTTCTAATGAATTGGAACCAAATAATGATCTAGCAACGGCGAGTGAACTCAGTGCAGGAGATACAATTCATGGTTTGATTGCATACACCAATGGTAATTTCGTAACTGACCTTAGTGATTACTATAAATTAGTAAAGCCTGCCGGAGACAGCATGAGATTTTATATTTCAGTCGTAAATAAATTTAAATATGATTCGCTTGCAGTGAATCCTACTGTTTATGCATATGATAAAAACGGAAATCGACTGATTGTTTACAGTGCAAGCGGAGCAGCTTCAAGTACCGGACAGTTAATTGCAAATGTCTGGATGCAACCTGTAGATGTTCTTTTATCAGATACAATGACGATCAGAGGAATTCCAACTGATTCTTTTTTTATAGAAATCTACAATCCAAGTTATGCGTTTAAATATGAATTGATGCCATTGTCTCCATTTACAGGTATAGAAGATTTAAACGAACAAAATTTATTTAGTGTTTATCCAAATCCGGCTACCGATAAAATTAATATATCACTTCAAAACAGAATCAATGAAGAAGTAGTTGTTAATCTGATTTCTTTCTCCGGAGCAAGAGTTGCAACATTGTTTGAAGGTAAATTAACAAGTGAAGTCAAATTACTTGACCTGCCCAAAGTTCCTTCAGGAAATTATTTTGTGTCGGTCCGGTCTAAAAATGGAATAGAGTCATTCAGAAAGATAATGATCCAGAATAAATAA